One Brevibacillus choshinensis genomic window carries:
- a CDS encoding phage minor head protein yields the protein MCDRCLHLIAKADDDDFLDSLDLTHAERQLLEKLYKEGEESIADLLELQGKALDEAIQEMSDELAADPDELWKVIVQIQGGDYFQEKFEQAVYDAFMPLFHVAGESEAIGINADVTWEQENKAAADFAKRLKQLVPAMNETSADHMLRSFHRAIEVGKTPAERATLVKEVSKQAASGEEGPFTMTRAVTISRTLSTAAANGGKLEGWKQSGLVKKKRWRAANNKRTRKDHKDANGQEVDIDKPFKVGGEKLMHPGDPAGSAKQIVQCRCSMQAVF from the coding sequence ATGTGTGATCGATGCCTGCATCTGATTGCCAAAGCGGACGACGATGACTTTCTCGATAGCTTGGATTTGACGCATGCGGAGCGTCAGCTGCTAGAGAAGCTGTATAAGGAAGGCGAGGAGTCGATTGCAGACCTTCTGGAACTACAGGGCAAGGCGCTTGATGAAGCCATTCAGGAAATGAGCGATGAGTTGGCCGCTGATCCTGATGAGCTCTGGAAAGTCATCGTCCAGATTCAAGGTGGCGATTATTTTCAAGAGAAGTTCGAGCAGGCTGTCTACGACGCGTTCATGCCCTTGTTCCATGTCGCAGGAGAGTCCGAAGCCATCGGAATTAATGCAGACGTAACGTGGGAGCAGGAAAACAAAGCAGCGGCCGATTTTGCTAAGAGGCTAAAGCAGCTGGTGCCTGCTATGAATGAAACGTCTGCTGACCACATGCTTCGATCTTTCCACCGTGCCATTGAAGTAGGGAAGACACCTGCCGAACGAGCAACACTTGTGAAAGAAGTAAGCAAGCAGGCAGCGTCTGGGGAAGAGGGGCCATTCACTATGACCAGAGCCGTTACCATCTCCCGGACCTTATCCACGGCGGCTGCCAATGGCGGGAAGCTGGAGGGTTGGAAGCAGTCTGGCCTCGTGAAGAAGAAACGCTGGCGAGCAGCCAACAACAAGCGCACGAGGAAGGACCACAAAGATGCAAACGGCCAAGAAGTTGACATTGATAAGCCGTTTAAGGTAGGAGGTGAAAAGTTGATGCATCCAGGCGATCCCGCAGGAAGCGCAAAACAAATCGTGCAATGTCGTTGTTCTATGCAGGCTGTTTTCTAA
- a CDS encoding XkdF-like putative serine protease domain-containing protein → MGKKYALKDARITHISLVDKGANGKPFAIIKEEGKEALQKDIRIAKADKAKQIVYGLVYEPDETDAHGDTMTADEIEKAAHGFMERQNTYNIDKQHDLDADKGYVVESYIAPVDMDLGDQEIKKGSWVAGVKVTDDDTWEQIEKGEITGFSMWGVGKREKIEEASSEADDETVEKGLLHTIAKALTRIVKGDVKDKYERNKKNSDFWNAWSAFESTIKRYNWQTDRYEFESDPEKAKEAIQEFADILQDVLGAKDIAKALGKPPEQIAKAGKKISAARLDKLKQAHTTIADLLAEVEDKEEDDVKAEDIQKAVEAAMSPITKQLTTLQSEVADLKKADGGEAHDDQQTDPASATLTDALAKALEPITKQMETLGQEVQLIKNARGSSQQPPAGDPIQKNEDDSSFDGLL, encoded by the coding sequence TTGGGTAAGAAGTACGCACTGAAAGACGCAAGGATCACACATATTTCCCTCGTCGATAAGGGCGCCAACGGAAAACCATTTGCCATCATCAAAGAAGAAGGCAAGGAGGCACTGCAAAAGGATATCCGAATTGCTAAAGCAGACAAAGCCAAGCAAATCGTTTACGGCCTTGTGTACGAGCCAGATGAAACGGACGCCCACGGCGATACCATGACTGCAGACGAAATCGAGAAGGCTGCCCACGGTTTCATGGAGCGCCAAAACACATACAACATCGATAAGCAGCATGATCTGGATGCCGACAAGGGGTATGTGGTGGAATCGTACATCGCTCCAGTCGACATGGATCTGGGCGATCAGGAGATTAAAAAGGGCTCCTGGGTAGCTGGCGTTAAGGTCACCGATGACGATACTTGGGAACAAATAGAAAAAGGCGAGATTACCGGCTTCTCCATGTGGGGAGTGGGGAAACGCGAGAAGATTGAGGAAGCCTCTTCAGAAGCCGACGATGAAACGGTGGAGAAGGGGCTTTTGCATACGATCGCCAAGGCACTGACTCGTATCGTCAAAGGTGACGTAAAAGACAAGTACGAGCGCAACAAGAAGAACAGCGACTTCTGGAACGCTTGGAGTGCCTTTGAATCCACGATCAAACGATATAACTGGCAAACGGATCGTTACGAATTCGAAAGCGATCCCGAAAAAGCGAAAGAAGCTATTCAGGAGTTTGCAGACATCTTGCAGGACGTTCTTGGTGCCAAGGACATCGCTAAGGCGCTCGGAAAACCCCCTGAGCAGATAGCCAAGGCAGGCAAAAAGATTTCAGCTGCTCGCCTCGACAAATTGAAACAAGCCCATACCACCATTGCAGACCTTCTGGCTGAGGTGGAAGACAAGGAGGAAGATGACGTGAAAGCAGAGGACATCCAAAAAGCAGTAGAAGCGGCCATGTCGCCTATTACTAAACAATTGACCACCCTTCAATCTGAAGTAGCAGACCTGAAAAAGGCAGACGGAGGAGAGGCTCACGATGACCAACAAACGGATCCAGCAAGCGCCACGTTGACAGACGCTCTTGCAAAAGCACTAGAACCCATTACCAAGCAGATGGAGACGCTGGGACAAGAAGTGCAGCTGATCAAAAATGCGCGTGGCTCTAGCCAGCAGCCGCCAGCTGGTGACCCGATTCAAAAAAATGAGGACGACAGTTCTTTTGATGGACTGTTGTAA
- a CDS encoding DUF3199 family protein → MLTPEKVKQQSSTRAVQDMTPERLSYLISEAKIRIELFTSRQFVEDDSRLEVAHFRLVEAMALTDNDETLGAEARGITTESDQGYSWSVERASVTTGSALVDSLLRQWMAFTAEASDGGNVKAILL, encoded by the coding sequence ATGCTGACGCCGGAGAAAGTAAAGCAGCAGAGTAGTACGCGGGCCGTTCAGGATATGACTCCTGAGCGGCTTTCCTATCTCATAAGCGAGGCCAAGATTCGGATTGAACTATTCACTTCTCGCCAGTTTGTGGAGGACGATAGTCGTCTTGAAGTGGCACACTTCCGTCTGGTTGAGGCAATGGCTTTGACAGACAATGACGAGACGCTCGGAGCGGAGGCGCGCGGCATAACTACCGAATCCGATCAGGGATACTCATGGTCCGTTGAAAGGGCGAGCGTCACCACAGGCAGTGCACTGGTGGATTCCCTGCTGCGGCAGTGGATGGCTTTCACAGCAGAGGCGAGTGACGGCGGTAACGTCAAGGCGATACTCCTATGA
- a CDS encoding phage portal protein, translating into MDLMSNATGWYPIGKSQGTGGSKQLVTDQFEQDYDEHKLIRPTLDPLACVQVVKQSNIIPQCVEAYKTNVTGFGYTLEYMPGESDKTAKVEWDIADRFMQTANLEESIEQLLGQLIEDLEHCGNAYVEVAWGGGLPAVYRIPPEYMRCTAPLELVDMKYKRLVQGRIEEFTQSKWVRRYAQKRGTNITWFREFGAPGEGNEVIHLQLGNGTYGEPRWSGNSPGIVGSRKAEELNFDYFDNGRMLAMILTVMNGELAPQSIEALKGAKGKKSQGGILYLEVQGYDKGMLGDEKEKTSIKLDKLNDLLQQDALFIEYNREKRKETRSAFRVPPILTGESDDYNRATSDNARRIVEEQVFQPYRKWIMDEIFNKRLLPAISVYRVKAILRSPKISDPDERKAMLDYLADRGILIVRDLIPIAEEVLGTVIDESRYPDGYLDTPIIQLMPSQASLGQSTDTEPEEKLAAIAKRLLRETRERQHV; encoded by the coding sequence ATGGATCTGATGTCGAACGCAACAGGTTGGTATCCCATTGGAAAGTCACAAGGGACAGGTGGGAGCAAACAGCTAGTTACTGATCAATTCGAGCAAGACTATGACGAACACAAGCTGATACGACCAACGTTAGACCCTTTGGCTTGTGTTCAGGTGGTTAAACAAAGCAATATTATCCCTCAGTGTGTGGAGGCATATAAAACAAACGTAACTGGCTTTGGTTATACGTTGGAATACATGCCGGGCGAGAGCGATAAAACTGCAAAGGTAGAGTGGGACATTGCGGATCGTTTTATGCAGACGGCCAATCTGGAGGAGTCTATCGAGCAATTGCTGGGGCAACTGATTGAAGACCTTGAACACTGCGGAAACGCCTATGTTGAAGTGGCTTGGGGCGGTGGTCTGCCAGCTGTTTATCGAATTCCCCCTGAATACATGCGTTGTACAGCGCCACTCGAACTAGTCGATATGAAGTATAAGAGACTGGTACAGGGCAGGATAGAAGAGTTTACACAGAGCAAGTGGGTCAGAAGGTACGCCCAAAAGCGAGGAACGAATATTACGTGGTTCCGTGAATTCGGGGCGCCTGGCGAAGGGAATGAAGTCATACACCTACAGCTTGGAAATGGGACATACGGAGAGCCTCGATGGTCCGGTAACTCGCCTGGGATTGTGGGATCAAGGAAGGCCGAGGAGCTCAACTTCGATTACTTTGACAACGGTCGAATGCTGGCAATGATTTTGACAGTGATGAATGGTGAATTAGCGCCACAGTCGATCGAAGCTCTAAAGGGAGCGAAGGGAAAGAAGTCACAGGGAGGCATCCTCTATCTCGAAGTGCAGGGATACGACAAAGGGATGCTTGGTGATGAAAAGGAAAAGACGAGCATCAAGTTGGACAAGCTGAATGACTTGCTCCAGCAGGATGCTCTTTTTATTGAGTACAACCGGGAAAAACGAAAAGAAACCCGTTCAGCATTCCGGGTCCCGCCAATCCTCACTGGCGAGTCAGACGACTACAATCGAGCTACCAGTGATAATGCCCGCAGGATTGTAGAGGAACAGGTATTCCAGCCGTATCGAAAGTGGATCATGGATGAGATCTTCAACAAACGACTGCTGCCTGCTATCTCTGTGTACCGAGTAAAGGCAATCCTCCGTAGTCCCAAAATCAGTGACCCAGACGAGCGGAAGGCCATGCTTGATTATCTGGCTGACCGAGGCATTCTAATTGTCCGCGACTTGATTCCGATTGCCGAGGAAGTGCTTGGGACAGTCATTGACGAGAGCCGTTATCCTGATGGCTATCTGGATACACCAATTATACAGCTGATGCCATCCCAGGCTTCACTCGGTCAGTCGACGGATACGGAGCCGGAAGAGAAACTCGCAGCCATCGCCAAGCGGCTACTTCGTGAAACGAGGGAACGCCAGCATGTGTGA
- a CDS encoding phage major capsid protein, which yields MRTNGQIISKAATTTASDSSALNFKQVEKFMDMAYDSTGFLKGIRHETRTSAQGTIDKIGVTGRNLRSKMEDTEATNTKKPTFPQVPYSVTPVVLPFEITEEFIRQTQRVRGQNAEEVILRHMTLNYGDNMQDLGFNGDIATLNTDPDYDFLKINDGWLKLAQTTGNYIDWATITAAEKTGILFELERAIPTRQRTGGTFKYFMHPNTYSKRLQKLAEMDNSASVQLQITGGVKKINSYDVEEVAHMPEGAILFTYQPNFVMVHTYAMQIRKTTEGKEAIYADKRFYAIHSDFDPIFEEPAAVAYVEGVEF from the coding sequence ATGAGAACAAACGGACAAATCATTAGCAAAGCAGCGACGACAACTGCGAGCGACTCTTCGGCTCTTAACTTCAAACAAGTCGAAAAGTTCATGGACATGGCGTATGATTCTACAGGTTTCCTTAAAGGAATCCGTCACGAAACCCGTACGTCCGCGCAAGGCACAATCGATAAGATAGGTGTAACGGGACGAAACTTGCGTTCGAAAATGGAGGATACAGAAGCAACCAACACAAAGAAACCAACATTTCCACAAGTTCCTTACTCGGTTACTCCTGTTGTGCTGCCATTTGAAATTACAGAGGAATTCATTCGCCAAACCCAGCGTGTTCGCGGGCAAAATGCTGAGGAGGTTATCCTTCGCCATATGACATTGAACTATGGCGATAACATGCAGGATCTGGGCTTTAACGGTGACATTGCTACGTTGAATACTGATCCGGATTATGACTTCTTGAAGATCAATGACGGATGGTTGAAGCTGGCTCAGACAACAGGCAACTACATCGATTGGGCAACCATTACTGCTGCTGAGAAAACAGGTATCCTTTTTGAGCTGGAACGTGCTATCCCGACTCGTCAACGCACAGGTGGAACGTTCAAATACTTCATGCATCCGAACACGTATTCCAAACGACTCCAGAAGCTGGCCGAAATGGATAACTCGGCTTCTGTACAGCTGCAGATTACTGGCGGAGTGAAGAAGATTAACTCCTATGATGTGGAAGAGGTCGCACACATGCCTGAAGGAGCAATCTTGTTCACGTACCAGCCGAACTTTGTCATGGTACACACTTATGCCATGCAGATCCGGAAGACTACGGAAGGTAAAGAAGCGATTTACGCTGACAAACGCTTCTACGCAATCCACTCCGACTTTGACCCGATCTTCGAGGAACCGGCAGCGGTAGCCTACGTTGAAGGGGTTGAGTTTTAA